In bacterium, a genomic segment contains:
- a CDS encoding nucleotidyl transferase AbiEii/AbiGii toxin family protein, translating to MKYATAQGFRAALERQLGNMAREHGIPGDVLYKRVVLDRFLARLVRLPGDNWRLKGALALLYRLGGGGRFTRDLDIVHHSGEEQAFDDLRAAVDMDLGDYFSFAIEREGELTHHEVGEAGGMRYLAVAYLAGREFQRVKVDVGFSDPLGWKPNRLRGPNLLAFAEMEPVEVPVIPLAQHVAEKVHAMTGTYGDGMPSSRAKDLVDLVLISHFEAVEAAALHEALVVTFTARKQHALPSAIPTPPADWRRQFEKGAKEAGLDPDMARAHALVAAWLDPVLRGEAVGVWDPARRAWVPPGAA from the coding sequence GTGAAGTACGCAACCGCTCAGGGGTTCCGAGCCGCACTGGAGCGCCAACTCGGCAACATGGCGCGGGAGCACGGCATCCCCGGGGATGTCCTGTACAAGCGCGTGGTGTTGGACCGGTTCCTTGCGAGGCTCGTGCGCCTCCCGGGTGATAATTGGCGGCTGAAAGGCGCGCTGGCGCTTCTCTACCGGCTGGGCGGCGGCGGTAGGTTCACGCGGGACCTGGACATCGTGCACCACAGCGGGGAGGAGCAGGCCTTCGACGATCTGCGGGCCGCGGTGGACATGGACCTGGGCGACTATTTCTCGTTCGCGATCGAGCGCGAGGGGGAACTGACGCACCATGAGGTTGGCGAGGCCGGGGGCATGCGCTACCTCGCCGTGGCGTACCTGGCCGGGCGGGAGTTCCAGCGGGTCAAGGTCGACGTGGGCTTCTCGGACCCACTGGGGTGGAAACCCAACCGGCTCCGCGGCCCCAACCTGCTGGCGTTTGCCGAGATGGAGCCGGTGGAGGTGCCGGTAATCCCGCTTGCCCAACATGTCGCGGAGAAGGTCCACGCGATGACCGGGACCTACGGCGATGGCATGCCGAGCAGCCGAGCAAAGGATCTGGTGGACCTTGTGCTGATTTCGCACTTCGAGGCGGTTGAGGCCGCGGCGCTGCACGAGGCGCTGGTGGTGACGTTCACGGCCAGGAAGCAGCACGCGCTGCCGTCGGCGATCCCGACGCCTCCGGCAGACTGGAGACGGCAGTTCGAGAAGGGGGCGAAGGAAGCCGGGCTCGATCCCGACATGGCGCGCGCGCATGCGCTGGTGGCGGCGTGGCTCGACCCGGTCCTGCGCGGAGAGGCCGTTGGAGTCTGGGATCCTGCGCGTCGCGCCTGGGTTCCACCCGGGGCCGCCTGA
- a CDS encoding type IV toxin-antitoxin system AbiEi family antitoxin domain-containing protein — MNPSPSKAPDHDALYEIASSQGGYFTLDQARDCGFDRYLVRHHAQTGKFRRVWRGVYRIAQFPPSPHDEIIAARMAVGPEKATVSHETALQIYDLSDVVPRKIHLTVPRGSRAGSARTLSSIQIHTTSAPFLPGEVVVREGMRVTSPARTIVDAAVQGTMADQVIQAVREAFKRGLTTKRELVAAASGRGARIARLIVQAIHEAESR, encoded by the coding sequence ATGAACCCTTCACCATCCAAGGCCCCGGACCATGACGCCCTCTACGAAATCGCCTCATCTCAAGGAGGGTACTTCACCCTGGACCAGGCGAGGGACTGCGGTTTTGATCGGTACCTGGTGCGACATCACGCCCAGACCGGGAAGTTCCGCCGGGTCTGGCGAGGAGTGTACCGCATCGCCCAATTCCCGCCGAGCCCACACGATGAGATCATCGCGGCGCGGATGGCTGTGGGCCCCGAAAAGGCAACGGTCTCTCACGAGACGGCACTTCAGATCTACGACCTATCCGATGTCGTGCCGAGGAAGATCCACCTGACGGTGCCCCGTGGGTCGCGCGCTGGTAGCGCGCGTACTCTTTCGTCCATCCAGATCCACACGACCAGCGCACCGTTCCTGCCCGGTGAGGTTGTCGTGCGAGAGGGCATGCGCGTGACCTCGCCGGCGCGGACGATCGTAGATGCGGCCGTGCAGGGGACGATGGCCGACCAGGTAATCCAGGCCGTCCGCGAGGCATTCAAACGCGGGCTGACCACGAAGCGCGAGCTGGTCGCCGCGGCGAGCGGCCGCGGGGCCCGGATCGCGAGGCTCATCGTTCAGGCGATCCATGAGGCGGAGAGCCGGTGA
- a CDS encoding PAS domain S-box protein — MGPETMGVRILLVDDNPDDRVMVERRLRRESPGIQIEQVSGAAGLDRAMDQGGFDLVITDYRLRWTDGIAVSRAVKARMPDCPVIMFTATGGEEVAVEAMKSGLDDYVVKSSKHLVRLVASVRAALERARQRAALREIEARYVRLFEHVPLGVYRSTPDGRILDVNPAFVQLMRCTSPEHALALNAADFYEDPEDRARFKTVIERTGVVRRFEVRARRCDGTVFWAENNTRAVPDAGGRVQLYEGTVQDVTERKQAEEALQESEARYRLLFDSSPHPAWVFDMETLGFLTVNEAAVRHYGYSREEFLGMTIMDIRPPEDIPGLLDRLRKAPIGAEFRGTYRHRKKNGDITLMDITVNRLTYMGRPAELVLAHDVSERVRSEEALRAQTMHLLLLQEITEAALSTPDYPTLMQTLADRLIGVIGADGCNINQWDEARQVPVLVAGTGGGRRPFPWVQPEPGEITMTGSSLALGRTLAVEDVLDTPHISHRIATKMPYSSALGVPLIAGEEKIGAAIMYFIEPRRFSPDEIARAEQAVNLLSLAVARARLLDLTQRHAEELAGQAQLFERLLSTRDLDQRLRYMLDGVMDLLGADIGGIYLVDGGEPIMRAWKGASEELLASMRALPVGTFAKWLQRTHIVRERPDEQGRMFEFAKHEGIQAWASIPLHLPVPQAGAEGGEWRGAILIASRNLNALPEDKVMAVERISQQLALFIAHSWVYRQAQNRMARLQALHEINLAITSSMDLRVTLAVLLSAVTSHLRVDAAAVLLLGRHTHTLEHAADRGFLTDAHRRVRLGLGEGPAGRAALERRTVVIPRLAEEEGLAGSPLVVAERFVAQVAVPLIAKGQVKGVLELFHRQPLDPNPEWLLFLEGLAAQAAIAVDSAELLEDLQRSNADLAMAYDATLEMSVRSLDLRDKETEGHTQRVAEMTVRLAAALGVPEADLVNVRRGALLHDVGKIGVPDAVLHKPGPLTEEEWVLMRRHPAQAREMLLPVPFLRPALDIPYSHHEKWDGTGYPQGLRGEHIPLAARIFAVVDVWDALRSDRPYRKAWDDEKAHAYIREQAGKHFDPRVVEAFFKLIGNSI; from the coding sequence GAGCGGCCTTGACGATTATGTCGTGAAGTCGTCCAAGCACTTGGTCCGCCTGGTGGCATCGGTGCGCGCGGCGCTGGAGAGGGCCCGTCAACGAGCGGCCCTCCGGGAGATCGAGGCGCGCTATGTGCGCCTGTTCGAGCACGTGCCCCTTGGGGTCTACCGGAGTACGCCGGACGGCCGCATTCTGGACGTGAACCCTGCGTTCGTACAGCTGATGCGGTGTACGAGCCCGGAGCACGCGCTGGCGCTCAACGCAGCCGATTTCTATGAGGACCCCGAAGACCGCGCACGGTTCAAGACGGTGATCGAGCGCACCGGGGTCGTGCGTAGGTTCGAGGTGCGGGCCCGGCGGTGCGACGGCACGGTCTTCTGGGCGGAGAACAACACGCGGGCCGTTCCCGATGCCGGCGGTCGGGTCCAGCTCTATGAGGGAACCGTCCAGGACGTCACGGAGCGCAAGCAGGCCGAGGAGGCGCTGCAGGAGAGCGAGGCGCGCTACCGGCTGCTGTTTGATTCGAGCCCGCACCCCGCGTGGGTGTTCGACATGGAAACGCTGGGGTTCCTCACGGTCAACGAGGCGGCCGTCCGCCACTACGGATACTCGCGCGAGGAGTTCCTGGGCATGACCATCATGGATATCCGGCCGCCCGAGGATATCCCGGGCCTGTTGGACCGGCTGCGGAAGGCACCCATCGGCGCCGAGTTCCGCGGCACATACAGGCATCGCAAGAAGAACGGTGATATCACCCTGATGGACATCACCGTCAACCGTCTGACCTACATGGGCAGGCCTGCCGAGTTGGTGCTGGCCCACGACGTCTCGGAGCGGGTGCGGTCAGAGGAGGCGCTGCGAGCGCAGACGATGCACCTCCTCCTGCTCCAAGAGATCACCGAAGCCGCCCTGAGTACGCCTGACTACCCGACCCTGATGCAGACGCTGGCAGACCGGCTCATCGGCGTGATTGGCGCGGATGGATGCAACATCAACCAGTGGGATGAAGCGCGACAGGTTCCGGTTCTGGTTGCCGGCACGGGTGGGGGCCGCCGGCCGTTTCCGTGGGTCCAGCCCGAACCGGGCGAGATCACGATGACCGGTTCTTCACTGGCCTTGGGGCGCACGCTTGCCGTCGAGGATGTTCTCGATACCCCGCACATCAGCCACCGCATCGCGACCAAGATGCCCTATAGCTCGGCTCTGGGCGTTCCGCTCATCGCAGGTGAGGAGAAGATTGGTGCCGCGATTATGTACTTCATTGAGCCACGGCGCTTCTCCCCTGACGAGATTGCACGGGCCGAGCAGGCCGTCAACCTGCTCTCGCTGGCCGTGGCCAGGGCGCGGCTTCTCGACCTCACCCAACGCCACGCCGAGGAACTCGCCGGCCAGGCCCAACTTTTCGAACGCCTGCTGAGCACGCGGGACCTGGACCAACGACTGCGGTACATGCTCGATGGGGTGATGGACCTCTTGGGCGCGGATATCGGCGGCATCTACCTGGTGGACGGGGGCGAGCCGATCATGCGCGCCTGGAAAGGTGCTTCTGAGGAGCTACTGGCCTCGATGCGCGCGCTTCCAGTCGGCACCTTTGCCAAGTGGCTCCAGCGCACTCACATAGTCCGCGAGCGGCCCGACGAGCAGGGCCGGATGTTCGAGTTCGCCAAGCACGAGGGCATTCAGGCCTGGGCCAGCATTCCCCTACACCTGCCGGTGCCGCAGGCAGGTGCGGAGGGTGGAGAGTGGCGCGGTGCCATCCTGATCGCCAGCCGTAACCTCAACGCCCTGCCGGAAGATAAGGTAATGGCTGTCGAGCGCATCTCCCAGCAACTGGCCCTGTTCATAGCCCACTCCTGGGTCTACCGTCAGGCCCAGAACCGGATGGCCAGGCTGCAGGCGCTGCACGAGATTAACCTGGCCATTACCTCCAGTATGGACCTGCGGGTTACCCTTGCAGTCCTGCTCTCCGCGGTCACCAGCCATCTGCGCGTTGATGCGGCCGCGGTCCTGCTGCTCGGCCGCCATACGCACACCCTCGAGCATGCAGCTGACCGCGGGTTCCTGACCGATGCCCACCGGCGCGTCCGGCTGGGCCTGGGCGAAGGGCCTGCCGGCCGCGCGGCCCTCGAGCGCCGCACCGTCGTCATTCCCAGGCTGGCTGAGGAGGAAGGCCTTGCGGGGTCACCGCTGGTGGTCGCCGAGCGCTTCGTTGCACAGGTCGCGGTACCGCTGATCGCCAAAGGGCAGGTGAAGGGCGTGCTCGAGCTGTTCCACCGGCAGCCGCTTGACCCCAACCCCGAGTGGCTGTTGTTCCTGGAGGGACTGGCGGCCCAGGCCGCGATCGCGGTGGACAGCGCGGAACTGCTTGAGGATCTGCAGCGTTCCAATGCAGACCTGGCAATGGCCTACGACGCCACCCTGGAAATGAGTGTCCGCAGCCTGGACCTGCGCGACAAAGAGACCGAGGGGCACACGCAGCGCGTCGCCGAGATGACGGTCCGGCTGGCCGCGGCCCTGGGGGTGCCCGAGGCCGATCTGGTGAACGTCCGCCGGGGCGCGCTGCTGCACGACGTAGGCAAGATCGGCGTCCCCGATGCCGTTCTGCATAAGCCCGGTCCGCTGACCGAAGAGGAGTGGGTATTGATGCGCCGGCACCCGGCCCAAGCCCGCGAGATGCTCCTGCCCGTCCCATTTCTTAGGCCGGCCCTTGACATCCCGTACTCCCATCACGAGAAGTGGGACGGCACGGGCTACCCGCAGGGACTGCGGGGCGAGCATATCCCGCTGGCGGCCCGAATCTTCGCCGTGGTGGACGTTTGGGACGCGCTGCGCTCGGACCGGCCCTACCGGAAGGCCTGGGACGATGAGAAGGCGCACGCTTACATCCGCGAGCAGGCGGGGAAGCACTTTGATCCTCGAGTCGTAGAGGCGTTCTTCAAGTTGATCGGTAACTCAATCTGA
- a CDS encoding aminotransferase class V-fold PLP-dependent enzyme — protein MSHDLEHLRRVEFPLTAECAFLNHAASSPLPQRSADVLRRYADRQQHRHLRYRPGAQEHDLSPLRRALAETINCDPSEVTFVPSTSDGVGIVANTVDWRPGDNVVLPECEYPGVVYPWLNLVRRGVEARMTPAPNGQVDMDGLVERIDGRTRVVSISHVEWTSGYRCDVGRLGRLCRPRGILLVVDAIQSLSVTPVDVQEMGADVLVAGCYKWLLGIPGTAVLYVRRDAMPSLLPDRAGQAGVKTSMVARPDLVWKEDAMRYQVGSESAAALQVLESSLGLLLESGVERTHAHIAALFDRLIPGLQRLGMTITSSLAPGTRSTILSFTTGDTARDEALHRRLLEHNVIVSLRPHGIRVAPHLYNAPDDIDALLRAIA, from the coding sequence GTGAGCCATGACCTGGAACACCTGCGCCGAGTTGAGTTCCCGCTGACCGCGGAGTGCGCGTTCCTCAACCACGCCGCCTCCTCGCCGCTGCCACAGCGGTCGGCGGACGTGCTCCGCCGGTACGCCGACCGCCAGCAGCACCGCCACCTGCGTTACCGGCCGGGCGCCCAGGAGCACGATCTTAGTCCGCTGCGGCGCGCCCTGGCGGAGACGATCAACTGCGACCCATCCGAGGTCACGTTCGTCCCGTCAACGTCCGACGGTGTGGGCATCGTGGCCAACACGGTGGATTGGCGCCCGGGCGACAACGTGGTATTGCCGGAGTGCGAGTATCCGGGCGTGGTCTACCCCTGGCTGAATCTCGTTCGCCGGGGAGTCGAGGCGCGCATGACGCCGGCACCCAACGGTCAGGTGGACATGGACGGGCTGGTCGAGCGCATTGACGGCCGGACGCGCGTCGTGTCCATCAGCCACGTGGAGTGGACCTCGGGCTACCGCTGCGACGTCGGCCGGCTCGGCCGGCTGTGCCGCCCGCGGGGAATCCTGCTCGTCGTTGACGCGATCCAGAGTCTGAGCGTGACGCCGGTGGACGTGCAGGAGATGGGGGCGGACGTGCTCGTGGCCGGATGCTACAAGTGGCTGCTCGGTATCCCGGGGACCGCCGTCCTGTACGTGCGGCGGGACGCCATGCCCTCCCTTCTCCCGGACCGCGCCGGCCAGGCGGGTGTGAAGACGTCCATGGTCGCCCGGCCCGACCTGGTGTGGAAGGAGGACGCGATGCGCTACCAGGTTGGCAGCGAGAGCGCCGCGGCCCTCCAGGTCCTGGAGAGTTCGCTAGGGCTGCTGCTGGAGTCGGGCGTCGAGCGCACGCACGCGCACATCGCCGCGCTGTTCGACCGGCTCATTCCCGGCCTGCAGCGGCTTGGGATGACGATCACGTCGTCGCTGGCCCCAGGGACGCGCTCCACCATTTTGAGTTTCACTACAGGCGACACCGCCCGGGACGAGGCGCTGCACCGGCGTCTGCTGGAGCATAACGTGATTGTTTCGCTGCGACCGCACGGGATACGAGTGGCGCCGCACCTCTACAACGCGCCCGATGACATCGACGCGCTTCTACGGGCCATCGCCTGA